The Microcebus murinus isolate Inina chromosome 1, M.murinus_Inina_mat1.0, whole genome shotgun sequence genome includes a region encoding these proteins:
- the SNX4 gene encoding sorting nexin-4 isoform X2, giving the protein MTENNFGLKKIEISVSEAEKRTGRNAMNMQETYTAYLIETRSIEHTDGQSVLTDSLWRRYSEFELLRNYLLVYYPHIVVPPLPEKRAEFVWHKLSADNMDPDFVERRRIGLENFLLRIASHPILCRDKIFYLFLTQEGNWKETVNETGFQLKADSRLKALNATFRVKNPDKRFTELKHYSDELQSVISHLLRVRARVADRLYGVYKVHGNYGRVFSEWSAIEKEMGDGLQSAGHHMDVYASSIDDILEDEEHYADQLKEYLFYAEALRAVCRKHELMQYDLEMAAQDLASKKQQCEELATGTVRTFSLKGMTTKLFGQETPEQREARIKVLEEQINEGEQQLKSKNLEGREFVKNAWADIERFKEQKNRDLKEALISYAVMQISMCKKGIQIWTNAKECFSKM; this is encoded by the exons atgacagaaaataattttggattgAAGAAGATAGAAATCAGTGTTTCAGAAGCAGAAAAGCGAACTGGAAGAAATGCCATGAACATGCAAGAAACATATACTGCTTACCTCATTGAAACAAG GTCTATTGAACATACTGACGGTCAGAGTGTCCTAACAGACTCATTGTGGAGACGATATAGTGAATTTGAGTTGTTGAGAAACTACCTTTTAGTTTACTATCCACATATTGTTGTGCCACCTTTGCCAGAAAAGCGG GCAGAATTTGTTTGGCATAAACTCTCTGCTGACAACATGGATCCAGATTTTGTGGAGAGACGACGGATTGGTTTAGAAAACTTTCTATTGAGGATTGCTTCACATCCCATCCTGTGTAGAGATAAaatcttctatttgtttttaacacag GAAGGTAACTGGAAGGAGACTGTGAATGAAACTGGGTTTCAGTTAAAG gcaGACTCCAGGTTAAAAGCGCTTAATGCAACATTCAGAGTGAAAAACCCAGACAA GAGATTTACTGAACTAAAACACTACAGTGATGAACTACAGTCTGTCATATCCCATCTTCTTCGAGTCAGAGCT AGAGTAGCAGATAGACTCTATGGTGTATATAAAGTGCATGGGAATTATGGGCGAGTTTTCAG TGAATGGAGTGccatagaaaaagaaatgggtGATGGACTGCAGAGTGCTGGTCATCATATGGATGT GTATGCATCTTCTATTGATGATATTTTGGAAGATGAAGAACATTATGCAGATCAGTTAAAGGAGTATCTTTTTTATGCAGAAGCACTGCG GGCTGTGTGCAGGAAACATGAACTTATGCAGTATGATTTGGAGATGGCTGCTCAGGACTTAGCATCCAAGAAGCAGCAGTGTGAGGAACTGGCAACTGGG acCGTGAGAACATTCTCTTTGAAGGGAATGACTACCAAGCTTTTCGGTCAAGAAACTCCAGAACAGAGAGAGGCCAGAATAAAGGTGCtagaagaacaaataaatgaaggagaGCAACAGCTAAAGTCTAAAAATCTGGAAGGCAG AGAATTTGTGAAAAATGCTTGGGCTGATATTGAACGcttcaaagaacaaaagaaccGTGATTTAAAGGAGGCCCTCATAAGCTATGCAGTCATGCAGATCAGTATGTGCAAAAAG